The Osmia bicornis bicornis chromosome 9, iOsmBic2.1, whole genome shotgun sequence genome has a segment encoding these proteins:
- the LOC114883126 gene encoding membrane-associated protein Hem codes for MARPIVPSQQKLAEKLTILNDRGIGMLTRIYNIKKACGDAKSKPGFLSDKSLESSIKTIVRKFPNIDVKGLQTITNLRNEIIKSLSLYYYTFVDLLDFKDNVCELLTTMDACGVHMDITINFDLTKGYLDLVVTYVSLMILLSQVEDRKAVLGLFNAAHEMVHSQSDSSFPRLGQMIMDYDAPLKKLSEEFVPHSKLLKNALTSLWPIYPGRNLSADTWRADQKLSLVGSPGQILKAAATDTMSCETLSLDRIERWVILGFTLCHTFLNQEQPSKLWTTALESGWVLALFRDEVIYIHQYIQTFFESIKGYSKRVSEVKECYNQAIQKAGYRHRERRKFLRTALKELGLILTDQPGLLGPKALLVLMGLSHARDEVLWLLRHGVNPPTQGKSKGRGSEDLVDRQLPELLFHCEELRALVKKYSQVLQRYYVQFLSGFDAPALDQMIQNLPVCPEDEGAILSDMCSKIASLTVKQVEDNELFDFRAFRLDWFRLQAYMSIAKCNMNLADNRELASFMDTVVFHTKMVDNLDEMLVETSDLSIFCFYSKVFEDQFHMCLEFPAQNRYIVAFPLICSHFQSCTHELCPEERHHIRERSLSVVNMFLDEMAKEAKNIITTICDEQCNMSDKLLAKHCALLISQVVNRKKKDKNKKNMYEIHKPGIESYRKTREELTTMDKLHMALTELCYAINYCPTINVWEYTFAPREYLHQHLESRFARALVGMVMYNPDTSEIAKPSELFVSVRSYMNVLQTVENYVHIDITRVFNNALLQQTQELDSHGDKTIAALYTQWYSEVLLRRVSAGNICYSSNQRAFVSLSVEGAIPFNAEEFSDINELRALAELIGPYGMKMLNENLMWHIASQVQQLKKLVAGNKDVLIALRTNYDKPEVMKEQFKKLQHVDNVLQRVTIIGVILSFRQLAQSALVDVLEERIPFLLSSILDFRHHLPSGDPMRVVSEMTSAAGLTCKVDPTLTAALRSQKSEVDEDEHLLVCLLMVFVAVSIPKLARNENSFYRASLEGHSNNIHCMATAINNIFGALFTICGQNDMEDRMKEFLALASSSLLRLGQEADKEAIKNRESVYLLLDQIVQESPFLTMDLLESCFPYALIRNAYHDVYKLEHSQP; via the coding sequence ATGGCACGACCTATTGTACCCAGTCAACAAAAGTTGGCTGAGAAGCTAACTATTCTAAATGATAGAGGTATTGGAATGTTAACTCggatttataatataaagaaAGCATGTGGTGATGCAAAGTCAAAACCTGGTTTTCTCTCTGATAAGAGTTTAGAGTCTTCTATCAAGACAATTGTCAGAAAGTTTCCCAACATTGATGTTAAGGGACTTCAAACGATTACAAATCTTCGCAATGAAATCATCAAATCTTTGTCATTGTATTATTACACATTTGTGGATTTGCTTGATTTCAAAGACAATGTTTGTGAACTTTTAACCACAATGGATGCCTGTGGTGTTCATATGGatattacaataaattttgatttaacAAAAGGTTACTTAGATCTTGTTGTTACTTATGTTAGTTTAATGATACTTTTATCGCAAGTGGAAGATCGTAAAGCTGTATTAGGTTTATTTAATGCAGCTCATGAAATGGTACACAGCCAATCTGATTCTAGTTTTCCACGTTTGGGTCAAATGATTATGGATTATGATGCACCATTAAAAAAGCTTTCAGAAGAATTTGTACCTCATTCAAAATTACTGAAAAATGCTCTTACTTCGTTATGGCCTATATATCCTGGAAGAAATTTATCAGCTGATACATGGAGAGCAGATCAAAAACTCAGTCTTGTTGGAAGTCCTGGACAAATACTTAAAGCAGCAGCAACAGACACCATGTCCTGTGAAACTTTAAGTTTAGATAGAATAGAGAGATGGGTTATTTTAGGGTTCACATTATGTCATACATTTTTAAACCAGGAACAGCCTAGTAAACTTTGGACCACAGCTTTGGAATCAGGCTGGGTTCTGGCCTTATTCAGAGATGAAGTGATTTACATACATCAGTatatacaaacattttttgaaAGTATAAAAGGATACAGCAAGAGAGTATCTGAAGTAAAAGAATGTTATAATCAAGCAATACAGAAAGCTGGTTACAGGCacagagaaagaagaaaatttttaaggACTGCTTTGAAGGAGTTAGGTTTAATTTTAACTGACCAACCTGGTCTTTTGGGGCCAAAAGCTCTCTTAGTTTTGATGGGACTTTCTCATGCAAGAGACGAAGTTCTATGGCTTTTGCGACATGGTGTGAATCCTCCTACCCAAGGAAAAAGTAAAGGAAGAGGAAGTGAAGATTTGGTTGATCGTCAGTTGCCGGAATTATTATTTCACTGCGAAGAATTAAGGGCTTTAGTGAAGAAATATTCTCAAGTACTTCAAAGGTACTATGTACAATTCTTATCAGGATTTGATGCTCCTGCATTAGATCAAATGATACAAAATCTACCGGTTTGCCCTGAAGACGAAGGGGCGATACTTAGTGATATGTGTTCTAAGATAGCTAGTCTAACAGTAAAACAAGTCGAAGATAACGAACTGTTCGATTTCCGTGCTTTTCGGTTGGATTGGTTCAGATTACAAGCATACATGTCGATAGCAAAATGTAACATGAATCTGGCGGATAATAGAGAATTAGCATCCTTTATGGATACAGTAGTATTTCATACTAAAATGGTCGATAATCTCGACGAAATGTTAGTCGAAACATCTGATCTATCAATTTTCTGCTTTTACAGTAAAGTATTCGAAGATCAATTTCACATGTGCTTAGAATTCCCTGCTCAAAACAGATACATCGTCGCATTTCCTTTGATATGTAGTCATTTCCAAAGTTGTACGCATGAACTTTGTCCAGAGGAGCGTCATCACATCCGGGAAAGAAGTTTATCCGTTGTTAACATGTTTCTAGATGAAATGGCCAAAGAGGCTAAAAATATTATCACAACCATATGCGACGAACAGTGTAACATGAGTGACAAATTATTAGCGAAACATTGCGCTTTGCTAATCTCACAAGTCGTCAataggaagaagaaagacaaaaataagaagaatatGTATGAAATTCATAAACCTGGTATAGAGAGTTATAGAAAAACCAGAGAAGAGCTAACTACCATGGATAAACTTCACATGGCATTAACAGAATTATGTTATGCTATTAATTACTGTCCTACGATCAATGTGTGGGAATATACCTTTGCCCCAAGGGAATATTTGCATCAGCATTTAGAATCAAGATTTGCTAGAGCACTTGTTGGTATGGTGATGTACAATCCGGACACTAGCGAGATAGCTAAACCATCAGAGCTCTTCGTTAGCGTTAGATCATACATGAATGTCCTTCAGACAGTTGAAAACTACGTGCACATAGATATTACACGTGTATTTAATAATGCCCTGCTTCAGCAGACTCAAGAGTTAGACAGTCATGGTGACAAAACCATAGCTGCTCTGTATACGCAGTGGTACTCGGAGGTTTTGCTGAGACGGGTCAGCGCTGGGAATATTTGTTACTCCAGTAATCAGAGAGCATTCGTTAGCTTATCGGTAGAGGGAGCAATACCGTTCAATGCGGAAGAATTCTCCGACATTAACGAATTGAGAGCCTTGGCTGAACTCATCGGACCGTACGGTATGAAGAtgttgaatgaaaatttaatgtGGCACATAGCGAGTCAAGTGCAGCAACTGAAGAAACTAGTTGCCGGGAACAAGGACGTTCTGATAGCTCTGAGAACGAACTACGACAAGCCGGAAGTGATGAAGGAACAATTCAAAAAATTGCAGCACGTAGACAACGTGTTGCAACGAGTTACTATTATAGGTGTAATTTTAAGTTTCAGACAGTTAGCCCAGTCTGCCTTGGTCGATGTCTTGGAGGAACGTATACCGTTCCTTCTGAGCTCGATCCTAGACTTCCGTCATCACTTACCATCGGGCGACCCCATGCGCGTTGTGTCGGAAATGACTTCAGCTGCAGGTTTAACTTGCAAAGTTGATCCCACGTTAACAGCCGCGTTGAGGAGCCAGAAATCAGAGGTAGACGAAGATGAGCATCTGCTAGTCTGTTTGTTGATGGTTTTCGTAGCTGTTTCGATTCCCAAATTGGCACGAAACGAGAACTCCTTTTATCGAGCATCTCTGGAGGGCCATTCGAATAATATACACTGTATGGCAACAgcaataaacaatatttttggTGCATTATTCACGATATGCGGGCAAAATGATATGGAGGATAGGATGAAAGAATTTCTTGCCTTAGCATCATCCAGCTTGCTCAGACTTGGCCAGGAAGCCGACAAAGAAGCAATTAAAAACAGGGAGTCtgtgtatttattattggatcAAATTGTCCAAGAATCACCGTTTTTGACTATGGATTTATTGGAGAGCTGCTTCCCATACGCGTTGATACGCAATGCATATCATGATGTGTACAAGCTCGAACATTCGCAGccataa